The following is a genomic window from Benincasa hispida cultivar B227 chromosome 7, ASM972705v1, whole genome shotgun sequence.
TCACCCAACGAAGTTATAATTCAAACCCCCATTATAAACATAACTCAACAGTAAACTTCTTCATTGTAATAATGTCATATTCATAAGGGGAAAAAGAAAGAGTTGATGGGTGTTAGTGAACAGGTCAAAGAGATTCATGTTTTGAACTTTGGATCAGCAACAATCAATCAGTTATATCAACTATTGAACTTGTACAAAATAGGAACTGTATGGGATGGATCTTTTTTCTTCTAGAGGGCCCCCCTCTGCTTTTGTTTTCTACGCTGGGACTTTGAAACTCCATTATCATCGATCCCCATTAAGCAAAAATGGAAGCATAGCACTAAAGATGACAGATTGCAGCTTTGGGCCTCACAGAGCACCAAAACACCTACAACATATAAACTGCACACATCTAATTCTAAACAGAAAGCAATATATGAAGAGATTATCTGAAACCAAAGTACCAAATGTAAAgcgaaagagagaaagaaattaaaagagaaaaaagagggtAGGCAGAGGCAGCAGCTTACTCTGAATTTGAAACAACTTTTATGTCTTCTTCTACGAGAATTCAACACCGTCTGAAGTTTGGTATGCAAATCCGTTTGATTGAAAACTTGACCCGAAGAGCTCAAATAAACACTGCGTTGAAGAGGGGGAGACCAAAGGCCACTTGTTTCGTAATCGAATCCAAATTCAGTGGCATCGAAGAATTTCTGAAGCAATCTGTCTGAAGTGGATTTGGATACCCTCTGAACCTTGGGAGTATTATTATTGGAAGTGGCAATGAAATTAGAAGGTGAAAATGGCAGTTGGGGGATGGACATTGATGGAAATTTGGAACCCAAttgaatttgaaagaaaagaagagagagataagataatgtttttataaaaaaaaaaaaaataaaaattaaaaaggggGACGAGTGTTTGAAGAAGACAAAGGTGGTGTTCTTTTTCAGAGGTTTATAAATGTGATGGGTAAGGAATATTGAAATGGACGTATGTGGCTGTGCATAACAATGATAGAGGAGAAGACGTGACAAGCATGATGGTGAAATTGGGCAGCTTCATTTGGGGCCAGTGTCTATTATTAACAATCATTCTGAGTAATGTTTtacataattaataataatagagTTGTTGGGTTAACTTTATTTTGAGAGAGACCCTTTGTGTTTGTTGGGTGTGGAAGGGCAAAGGAAGGAGAATAGTGAGATTAGAATGAAAGAAGGGGGTAATTGTAATTTGGAAAAGGGAATTTGTTGGCCCTACCTTTATTGGGAGGGATTGGAATTGAATTGTGTCAGATTGAAAAGAGTAGGTAATGAATGATTGACCCATTAATGCATTTATGAAGAATTGATCAAAGGAATCAGAGGGTTACTGTGAGATCAGAGATTCCAGGTCTTGTTTGGACCATAAGAAGAAGAGGGGAGAAAATTAGGGGAGGTTCCCCTAAAATAGGTAAATTGTAATTAATAGATGATGTGAGAGAAATTCATTTATTGGGATGATCAAAGGATAGTTTTAAAAAAGGAGTAGAAACAAGTGATCACAGTGGCAGCCTGAAATCTTCTGGCTGTTTGGAGATTTTGACTTTAGCTCAGTGATTACTTGTGGGTCTTTGGTTAGTTATTGGAGGAggaatctctctctctctctctctctactgAATTTGATATATGATGGGTTTTGGTTTGGTACTATCAATTGGAAGGCTTAAGTTTTGGTGAGTGAAGTGAAGAGGGAAATCAGTGGTTCTCCACATTGACATTGTACGATCTCTTTTGCTTACTGCTCAAACAACATTTGGTTTTGCCACTCTTACACGCATTTTGTGTGCATGTTTACCatcttaaacttgaaaataTCAAGTCTGGAGGTTAAATTTAGAGGTTTAAGTTTAAGTAGcctgaatttttttaaaaattgtatttGGAGTTTATGTTTTTGAACTCTACGTTTAAAAAatttgtgtttggagtgcatACTTATGAAGCACGGGGATAAAGTGCTGACTTATAAATCTtgagtttgtgaaatattttcttatatctAATCCGTtgttagattttagattagtttaaacttgtcattttaattattttaatatagttaagtaTAAAATATACTAAACAAtttagaagattttttttttaaaaaaattgaaatagagatgtgcctaaatttataattttatttaatttattgtttcaataaattgttattctGATTTTACTagattttatataatttcataaacttttgccattttaactaatttcaaaatgatcatttttttaCCATAACATTctaacttcaaattgaaataaactaggATTTTAGTCTTAAATTCAATTGTAGCCTAATGAGCTACTATTttatacaaaaatgaaaatagcctaattaaattgaaaaaaaatgaaaatgttaaattaaagtAGGACTTTCTATACATATAGCCTAAATAAATATGGAGACGCTTTGATTTCCTAGCGGGAATAGCAAGCCTATATGAGCATAATGACAATGAATATGGAGATGGTATGGATGTCTGCTAAATCTAAGTGTATATGTGATGTGTTGCAAATATGTTCTTTAATTTATGTTTAACATTTCTCGATGCGATAGCCACACttaatcctatctctagggtgcatgcattAGTTACAAAGAACATACAAAAGACATTAacaattttatctctaaaattaCTTCACACACTAGCTAGAATCAACTGCTTTTTCACTTCAATAAACCAATTAGGTAGATTCAAGCATAAACTTTATGTATTCATCAAGCCATAAAGTTCACAAACACAAATAACGCTTAGAAAATAAACAGATGGAGGTATGGAGAATGGTACAAAATGAGATTgaattaaagatataaatttaatacaaatactCTTAGTTCAATTAAGGGAATGGTCAATGAGAATGCAAAGATAGAGGAAGAAGTCAAGTCATagagttcaatctcttgtctTCTTTGGCTTGTTTTTAATGCTTGTTTTAGCCAACTTGGTGAAGGAGTTGAAGGAGATGTATCTTCCATGCATCAAATAGTTTGGATGCATATCCCTCGCATTGGCCTTATCAGCGACACTTAGTAGATTTTTCTAATTCCTGCATCAAAGAACATTAGTTAAACAGTTTTTTCTTAAAGGATACTTTTGTATGAATTTATCACATGTACAAAATTTCATGCATTTTCCTTTAACAAGACTGCGTTTACAACACTAATAATCCTAATAGTTCCAactttgagagaataataacttgtatttctacaagttatcaaaggTCCTAGATAAAACTTTTTGAGGCTGTTTGGGAGCTCAACATGAGATGATATATCCACTATAAGAAAAATGAGTTCTCCCGACGATTAAAAATAGCCGTCAGGAGTTTGCCTTTTGTTAGCCATAGGGAATTCCCTTGGAACTCCCGACGCTCGTCGGGCAGCGTCCGGAACCAAACCCCTTCTTCC
Proteins encoded in this region:
- the LOC120081796 gene encoding uncharacterized protein LOC120081796 codes for the protein MSIPQLPFSPSNFIATSNNNTPKVQRVSKSTSDRLLQKFFDATEFGFDYETSGLWSPPLQRSVYLSSSGQVFNQTDLHTKLQTVLNSRRRRHKSCFKFRVFWCSVRPKAAICHL